One Equus asinus isolate D_3611 breed Donkey chromosome 26, EquAss-T2T_v2, whole genome shotgun sequence genomic window carries:
- the LOC106836115 gene encoding zinc finger protein 568 isoform X5, whose translation MLENYSNLVTVGYEVTKPDVIFKLEQEEEPWVVEEEMFGSHCPEVWEVDEHIKKQQETLVRKVTSISKKTLVKENVIEYKKVTKIFPLSSDIVTSRQSFCECDSLDKGLEHNLDLLNYEKACVTEKNYECNKYGKPFYHCSSHVVTPFKCNQCGQDFSHKFDLIRHERIHAGEKPYECKDCGKAFSRKENLITHQKIHTGEKPYKCDECGKAFIQMSNLIRHQRIHTGEKPYACKDCWKAFSQKSNLIEHERIHTGEKPYECKECRKSFSQKQNLIEHEKIHTGEKPYACNECGRAFSRMSSVTLHMRSHTGEKPYKCNKCGKAFSQCSVFIIHMRSHTGEKPYICSECGKAFSQSSSLTVHMRNHTSEKPYECNECGKAFSRKENLITHQKIHTGEKPYECNECGKAFIQMSNLIRHQRIHTGEKPYACTVCGKAFSQKSNLTEHEKIHTGEKPYHCNQCGKAFCQRQNLLEHEKIHTGEKPFKCNECGKAFSRISSLTLHVRSHTGEKPYECNKCGKAFSQCSLLIIHMRSHTGEKPFECNECGKAFSQRASLSIHKRGHTGEKRREY comes from the coding sequence AAGTTTGGGAAGTTGATGAGCACATCAAGAAGCAACAGGAAACACTTGTGAGGAAAGTCACATCCATCTCCAAGAAAACTCTGGTCAAGGAAAATGTCATTGAATataaaaaagttacaaaaatatttcctctgagCTCAGACATTGTTACTTCAAGACAAAGCTTCTGTGAATGTGACTCACTTGATAAGGGTTTGGAACATAATTTAGACTTACTTAATTATGAGAAGGCCTGTGTaacagagaaaaattatgaaTGTAATAAGTATGGGAAACCATTTTACCATTGTTCATCCCATGTCGTAACCCCCTTTAAGTGTAATCAGTGTGGACAAGATTTCAGCCATAAATTTGACCTCATCAGGCATGAGAGAATTCATGCTGGAGAGAAACCGTATGAATGTAAGGACTGTGGAAAAGCCTTCAGCAGAAAGGAAAATCTTATTACACATCAAAAAATTCATACTGGGGAAAAACCATATAAGTGTGATGAATGTGGAAAAGCTTTCATTCAGATGTCAAACCTTATTAGAcaccagagaattcatactggggaGAAGCCGTATGCATGTAAAGATTGTTGGAAAGCCTTCAGTCAGAAGTCAAATCTCATTGAACAtgagagaattcatactggagaaaaaccctatgaatgtaaggaatgtagAAAATCCTTCAGCCAAAAGCAGAATCTTATTGAGCATGAGAAAATTCATACTGGGGAGAAACCTTATGCATGCAATGAATGTGGTAGAGCTTTTTCGCGAATGTCATCTGTTACTCTACACATGAGAagtcacacaggagagaaaccttataaatgtaataaatgtggaaaagccttctCTCAATGTTCAGTGTTTATTATACATATGAGAAGTCATACAGGTGAGAAACCCTACATatgtagtgaatgtgggaaagcattCTCTCAAAGTTCATCCCTTACTGTACATATGAGAAATCATACAtctgagaaaccctatgaatgtaacgaatgtgggaaagccttcagccggaaagaaaatctcattacacatcagaaaattcatactggagaaaaaccttatgaatgtaatgaatgtgggaaagcttttattcagATGTCAAACCTCATTCGAcaccagagaattcatactggggaGAAACCCTATGCATGTACAgtatgtgggaaagcctttagtcAGAAATCGAATCTCACTGAGCATGAGaaaattcacactggagagaaaccttatcaTTGTAATCAGTGTGGAAAAGCTTTCTGTCAGAGACAAAATCTCCTTGAGCATGAaaaaattcatactggagagaaaccatttaaatgtaatgaatgtggtaAGGCCTTCTCTCGAATCTCATCCCTTACTCTTCATGTGAGAAGTCATACAGGGgagaaaccatatgaatgtaataaatgtggaaaagccttctCTCAGTGCTCGTTACTTATTATACATATGAGAAgtcatactggtgagaaaccctttgaatgtaatgaatgtgggaaagccttctctCAAAGAGCATCTCTTTCTATACATAAGAGAGGTCATACAGGTGAGAAACGCCGAGAGTACTAA
- the LOC106836115 gene encoding zinc finger protein 568 isoform X6 translates to MFFLEAANWWIFSLIHLTTLCLFTGEFNPFTLRVCGQDFSHKFDLIRHERIHAGEKPYECKDCGKAFSRKENLITHQKIHTGEKPYKCDECGKAFIQMSNLIRHQRIHTGEKPYACKDCWKAFSQKSNLIEHERIHTGEKPYECKECRKSFSQKQNLIEHEKIHTGEKPYACNECGRAFSRMSSVTLHMRSHTGEKPYKCNKCGKAFSQCSVFIIHMRSHTGEKPYICSECGKAFSQSSSLTVHMRNHTSEKPYECNECGKAFSRKENLITHQKIHTGEKPYECNECGKAFIQMSNLIRHQRIHTGEKPYACTVCGKAFSQKSNLTEHEKIHTGEKPYHCNQCGKAFCQRQNLLEHEKIHTGEKPFKCNECGKAFSRISSLTLHVRSHTGEKPYECNKCGKAFSQCSLLIIHMRSHTGEKPFECNECGKAFSQRASLSIHKRGHTGEKRREY, encoded by the coding sequence TGTGGACAAGATTTCAGCCATAAATTTGACCTCATCAGGCATGAGAGAATTCATGCTGGAGAGAAACCGTATGAATGTAAGGACTGTGGAAAAGCCTTCAGCAGAAAGGAAAATCTTATTACACATCAAAAAATTCATACTGGGGAAAAACCATATAAGTGTGATGAATGTGGAAAAGCTTTCATTCAGATGTCAAACCTTATTAGAcaccagagaattcatactggggaGAAGCCGTATGCATGTAAAGATTGTTGGAAAGCCTTCAGTCAGAAGTCAAATCTCATTGAACAtgagagaattcatactggagaaaaaccctatgaatgtaaggaatgtagAAAATCCTTCAGCCAAAAGCAGAATCTTATTGAGCATGAGAAAATTCATACTGGGGAGAAACCTTATGCATGCAATGAATGTGGTAGAGCTTTTTCGCGAATGTCATCTGTTACTCTACACATGAGAagtcacacaggagagaaaccttataaatgtaataaatgtggaaaagccttctCTCAATGTTCAGTGTTTATTATACATATGAGAAGTCATACAGGTGAGAAACCCTACATatgtagtgaatgtgggaaagcattCTCTCAAAGTTCATCCCTTACTGTACATATGAGAAATCATACAtctgagaaaccctatgaatgtaacgaatgtgggaaagccttcagccggaaagaaaatctcattacacatcagaaaattcatactggagaaaaaccttatgaatgtaatgaatgtgggaaagcttttattcagATGTCAAACCTCATTCGAcaccagagaattcatactggggaGAAACCCTATGCATGTACAgtatgtgggaaagcctttagtcAGAAATCGAATCTCACTGAGCATGAGaaaattcacactggagagaaaccttatcaTTGTAATCAGTGTGGAAAAGCTTTCTGTCAGAGACAAAATCTCCTTGAGCATGAaaaaattcatactggagagaaaccatttaaatgtaatgaatgtggtaAGGCCTTCTCTCGAATCTCATCCCTTACTCTTCATGTGAGAAGTCATACAGGGgagaaaccatatgaatgtaataaatgtggaaaagccttctCTCAGTGCTCGTTACTTATTATACATATGAGAAgtcatactggtgagaaaccctttgaatgtaatgaatgtgggaaagccttctctCAAAGAGCATCTCTTTCTATACATAAGAGAGGTCATACAGGTGAGAAACGCCGAGAGTACTAA